The Nitrospiria bacterium nucleotide sequence CCAGACCCAAACGCCGGCTAAGAACCGACCGCACGTCGCATCTTCTGAATCGTGTCCTTGTAATCCTTGCTCTCGAAGATGGCCGAACCCGAAACCAGGATGTCCGCTCCGGCCTGGGCGATGGCCCCAACGTTTTCGACCTTGATGCCCCCGTCGATCTCCAGCTCGACCTTCGCCCCGCGTTGATCGATCATCGTTCGGGCCCGCCGCAGTTTTTCCAAGGCGGACGGAATGAAGCCCTGGCCGCCGAATCCCGGATTGACCGACATGATCAAGAGGAGATCCACTTCGCCCAGGATTTCCTCCACGCTCGAGAGCGGGGTGGCGGGGTTCAAGGTCACGCCGGCCTTCACGCCCTCCTCCTTGATCGATTGGATCGTCCGATGAAGATGAGGACAGGTCTCGACATGAACCGTGATATAGTTGCTCCCGGCCTTGATGAAGTCATGGATGAAATCGTCCGGATTCGTCATCATCAGATGAACGTCCAGAGGCAGACGGGTCACCTTGCGGATGGCCTTCACGATCGGAGGCCCGATCGTGAAGTTCGGAACAAAATGTCCGTCCATCACGTCCACATGGATCATATCGGCCCCGGCCTCCGTGACCTTGGCGATCTCCTCCGCCAAATGGGCAAAGTCCGCCGAGAGAATCGAGGGGGCGATCTTTTTGGACCCGGCCGTCGTCGTCATCTTAGGCTCCTTTCGACTGTTTGATCAGCTTCGCGGCAAAAAAGTTGTCCATTTGACAGGAATTCAATACGGTATCGAGGTAGCCTTCCGGCGTCACCAACTCCGGCGCTTCCGACCAGAACGTCCGCAGAGAATCGACGCGAAATTCTCGGTGCCCGGCCAGAAAGGCGCCGATCACCTCCTCGTTTTCCTCGGGCTCGGTCGTGCAGGTACTGTACACCAACACGCCGCCGGGTTTCAAGCGCGGGGAAACCCGGTCAAGGATTTTCGACTGGAGGGCGGCCAGCCTCCCGATCAGGGCCTCGGTTTTATACCACTTGGCCTCCGGATTCCGGCGCAGTATTCCCAGTCCGCTGCAGGGGGCGTCGATCAGAATCCGGTCGTACAGGACCCGGCCCAGCGCCTCGAGGCTTCGGGTCGCATCGACCGCGACCGGACGGACGGAACCGAGACCCAGCCGCGCGGCGTTTTGAGCGACCCGTTCCAGCCGTTTCGGATCGGCATCGGCCGCCGTGATCTCGCCCCGATCGCCCATCAGCTCGGCCAGGTGCGTGCTCTTCCCCCCCGGCGCGGCGC carries:
- the rpe gene encoding ribulose-phosphate 3-epimerase → MTTTAGSKKIAPSILSADFAHLAEEIAKVTEAGADMIHVDVMDGHFVPNFTIGPPIVKAIRKVTRLPLDVHLMMTNPDDFIHDFIKAGSNYITVHVETCPHLHRTIQSIKEEGVKAGVTLNPATPLSSVEEILGEVDLLLIMSVNPGFGGQGFIPSALEKLRRARTMIDQRGAKVELEIDGGIKVENVGAIAQAGADILVSGSAIFESKDYKDTIQKMRRAVGS